A window of the Paralichthys olivaceus isolate ysfri-2021 chromosome 5, ASM2471397v2, whole genome shotgun sequence genome harbors these coding sequences:
- the gpatch8 gene encoding G patch domain-containing protein 8 isoform X3, whose protein sequence is MGMGRMEMELDYAEDATEKRRVLEVEKEDTEELRQKYKDQMEKEKAIAKALEDLRANFYCELCDKQYTKHQEFDNHINSYDHAHKQRLKELKQREFARNVSSRSRKGGKKQEKMLRRLHELAEQRKLQDCTPGSGPMFKTTTVAVDGEKAEDGDNMTPENPALTECALEGSLTDKSGQASPKPGPAISFSLGKNSSSSPTPSGSSKVSVSFSFAKKAPVKLDTAAAVFADHGEEAMEEDESQEAEKTTEQEETSGCGTESPKGISGGGEGAEGGGPAGMEEVEQSDDGGSLASTLNKLKMMMKKEEGYAGQEPQYYHYVPPAHCRVKPHFQFLLFMKATDQSQSKEEEEEEDDEEEEEGPEEKKGEDCPEQTESNVADCQTDQDQEQGEATPAPDPDPTPLSPKVQTDDVSSCAVDTASTVPTSPTQKPESTQETPDSNSGPKIPTGPFFPVLSKDESTTLQWPSELLEFTKAQPSLSYSCNPLYFDFKLSRNKGVRGGKAAKSPKPEESDDKGQELATSTAEVDSTTKPGTSTDKDKPMMKGEPGQSEGDQQKPATGSSSVKKKKKKKKHKKSAKHSKHKEKEKAAAEGAEGETEVTQEKPKKKKKHKRKKSKNKAPDQDEATGDEKDKAKPKSEDKAVSSSVQLTPAGGGATGNTGVELGKRKRATKEVPSKSGAEEGGARKGTNKANSSEEHSGTKRQKTDSSASQSASCSTSAQKSPGPGRPPSSESEEEGGSNTQRSRHHRSSPREQRRHRSEESGRSRSRSSRRGDRRGSSRRHHRGQTSHSHSYSSSSERSSAGSSAYSHRSRSYSDSYSDYSKEGRRRRRSKRSSESEYERRGSRGRRRSRRHQYSSSSSDDSRSRSRSYSRRKRHRRHHRSSSRSSSSWSRSTSARSWRRSYSRSHSSASRSSSSAKGSSHRRGPRGRGDSDAHRRDFNRSNIYRSQSPRSSSSRGLNRNTHSSSSQSLRPGGSRDAGEQKNTLTARQLLEKVQSKKSSDDSGTGTKTGLKIKDPPQGYFGPKLPPTLGNKALLPLFGKLQAGKKPVIPLTRPDEGDKSGTGKGSESEREVILVEPIREFPPPPPPPAPPVQKVEEAPQSTVVVQEETQHPTTEAQVHQEPRPLFEQEPSIMMPQYQADSGQDPSQNPMMESLMPEMQQQPPMHAYPAYPPPNLEEDGMEAEEDGLAPLESQPITFTPEEMEKYSKLQQAAQQHIQQQLLAKQVKTFPSAAAAAAAAAAAASLAPAPPPPALQQIHIQQPTVSVASGTSITTVQHAILQHHAATAAAMGIHPGHPHHPHPAHAQLAQVHHIPQHHLTPISLSHLSHSLGHSLGHSLGHAGLIPAHPTAFLSGQPIHIIPASALHHTPLALHHVPHAALYPTLFTPRPSQAAAAAALQLHPLLHPIFSGQDLQHPPNHGS, encoded by the exons ATGGGGATGGGACGGATGGAGATGGAG CTGGACTATGCAGAGGATGccacagagaagagaagagtccTGGAAGTGGAGAAGGAGGATACAGAGGAACTGCGGCAAAAATACAAA GACCAGATGGAAAAGGAGAAAGCCATTGCAAAGGCTCTGGAGGACCTGAGAGCCAACTTCTACTGTGAGCTATGTGACAAACAGTACACCAAGCATCAGGAATTTGACAACCACATTAACTCTTATGACCACGCTCACAAGCAG AGGCTTAAAGAACTGAAGCAGAGAGAGTTTGCTCGTAATGTGTCCTCACGTTCACGGAAAGGTGgaaaaaagcaagaaaagatgCTACGCCGATTGCACGAGCTGGCCGAACAGAGGAAACTACAGGATTG TACTCCAGGAAGTGGGCCCATGTTCAAAACGACCACAGTGGCTGTGGACGGAGAGAAGGCAGAAGATGGTGACAACATGACGCCCGAGAACCCAGCTTTGACAGAATGTGCCCTGGAAGGATCACTGACAGATAAAAGTGGGCAAGCCTCCCCAAAGCCTGGCCCAGCCATCAGCTTCTCTCTCGGAAAGAACAGCTCCTCCTCCCCGACCCCAAGTGGTTCATCAAAAGTCAGTGTTTCCTTCTCTTTTGCCAAGAAAGCTCCAGTGAAGCTCGACACTGCGGCTGCAGTGTTTGCTGATCATGGTGAGGAGGCTATGGAGGAAGATGAGAGCCAAGAGGCGGAAAAGACAACAGAACAAGAGGAGACATCTGGCTGCGGAACAGAAAGCCCCAAGGGAATATCAGGAGGGGGTGAAGGAGCAGAGGGCGGTGGTCCGGCAGGGATGGAAGAGGTGGAGCAGTCGGACGATGGAGGCTCTCTAGCCTCCACACTCAACAaactgaagatgatgatgaaaaaggAGGAAGGATATGCTGGACAGGAGCCTCAGTACTATCACTATGTACCTCCAGCTCACTGCCGGGTAAAACCTCACTTTCAATTTTTGCTGTTCATGAAGGCCACTGATCAGTCTcagagcaaagaagaagaagaagaagaagatgacgaggaagaggaagaggggccagaggaaaaaaagggtGAAGATTGTCCTGAACAGACAGAATCTAATGTTGCAGATTGTCAGACTGATCAAGATCAAGAACAAGGCGAAGCCACTCCAGCTCCTGACCCAGACCCAACTCCTCTTTCGCCTAAAGTGCAGACAGATGACGTCTCTTCATGTGCAGTAGACACAGCTTCTACGGTACCCACTTCACCTACACAAAAACCAGAGAGCACACAGGAAACTCCAGATTCCAATTCAGGCCCTAAAATCCCCACTGGACCCTTCTTCCCGGTTCTTAGCAAAGATGAAAGCACGACCCTGCAGTGGCCCTCTGAGCTCCTCGAATTTACAAAAGCTCAGCCTTCCCTGTCTTACAGTTGTAATCCCCTCTACTTTGACTTCAAGCTGTCCCGCAACAAAGGAGTGCGTGGTGGTAAAGCAGCAAAGTCCCCTAAACCTGAAGAATCAGATGACAAGGGACAAGAGTTAGCAACCTCAACAGCAGAAGTAGATTCAACGACTAAACCTGGGACGAGCACTGACAAAGATAAGCCAATGATGAAGGGAGAACCTGGTCAATCAGAAGGTGATCAGCAAAAGCCTGCAACTGGCAGCAGTagtgtcaagaaaaaaaagaaaaagaagaagcatAAGAAGTCTGCAAAGCACtcaaaacacaaggaaaaagaaaaggcagcagcagaaggggctgaaggagagacagaggtaaCACAAGAAAAgcccaaaaagaagaaaaaacacaaacggAAGAAGAGCAAAAACAAAGCTCCTGATCAGGATGAGGCAACAGGTGATGAAAAAGATAAAGCAAAACCAAAGTCAGAAGATAAAGCTGTTTCCTCCTCCGTTCAGCTGACacctgcagggggaggagctacAGGGAATACAGGAGTAGAACTGGGGAAGAGGAAACGTGCTACTAAGGAAGTGCCTTCCAAGTCTGGAGCTGAGGAAGGAGGAGCCAGAAAAGGTACCAATAAGGCCAATTCCTCAGAGGAGCACAGTGGCACCAAGAGACAAAAGACAGACTCCAGTGCATCTCAAAGTGCCTCCTGCTCCACCTCAGCCCAGAAGAGTCCTGGTCCAGGTAGACCCCCTAGCAGTGAGAGTGAAGAAGAAGGCGGCTCAAACACTCAGCGCTCTCGTCATCACAGGTCAAGTCCCCGGGAACAACGACGCCACCGTAGTGAGGAATCGGGGCGGTCCCGTAGTCGTTCATCAAGACGAGGGGATAGACGGGGCAGCAGCCGTCGGCACCATCGCGGCCAAACCTCCCATAGTCACTCTTACTCCAGCAGCTCGGAGCGCTCCTCAGCAGGCAGCAGTGCCTACAGCCACCGTAGCCGCAGCTACTCTGACAGCTACAGTGACTACAGCAAAGAGGGGCGCAGACGGCGACGGTCTAAACGTTCATCAGAATCCGAGTACGAGCGGAGAGGTAGCCGAGGGCGCAGGCGATCCAGGAGACATCAGtactcctcttcttcctcagatGACTCCCGCTCACGTTCACGCAGCTACAGCCGCAGAAAAAGGCACAGACGGCACCATCGGAGCAGCTCGagaagctccagcagctggagCCGCAGCACCAGCGCAAGATCCTGGAGGCGCAGCTACAGTCGAAGCCACAGCTCAGCCAGCCGCTCCTCCAGCTCCGCTAAAGGCTCCTCTCACCGTCGAGGCCCCAGGGGTCGAGGTGACAGTGACGCACATCGCAGAGACTTCAACCGCTCAAACATCTACCGCTCCCAGTCTCCACGCTCATCTTCATCACGAGGCCTTAACCGCAACACCCATTCATCCAGCTCACAGTCTCTGAGGCCTGGAGGATCCCGAGATGCAGGGGAACAGAAAAACACCCTGACAGCACGACAACTTCTGGAGAAGGTTCAGTCTAAAAAAAGTTCTGATGATTCTGGCACTGGAACAAAAACTGGTCTCAAGATTAAAGACCCCCCTCAGGGCTACTTTGGTCCCAAACTACCCCCGACCCTTGGAAATAAAGCCCTGCTTCCACTTTTTGGTAAACTGCAGGCAGGGAAGAAACCAGTGATTCCTTTAACCAGACCAGATGAGGGAGATAAATCAGGAACAGGGAAGGGCTCTGAGTCTGAGAGAGAAGTTATCCTGGTAGAGCCTATAAGAGAgttccctcctccaccaccacctccagctccaccagTCCAAAAGGTTGAGGAGGCTCCACAGAGCACAGTGGTGGTACAAGAGGAGACGCAGCACCCCACTACAGAAGCCCAAGTGCACCAAGAACCCCGGCCATTGTTTGAACAGGAGCCTTCCATAATGATGCCTCAGTACCAAGCAGATTCAGGACAGGACCCCTCACAGAACCCCATGATGGAGTCCCTCATGCCAGaaatgcagcagcagcccccaATGCACGCCTACCCCGCTTATCCACCACCCAACCTGGAGGAGGACGGcatggaggcagaggaggacgGACTGGCTCCTCTGGAGAGTCAGCCCATTACGTTCACaccagaggagatggagaaataCAGCAAGCTACAGCAGgctgcacaacaacacatccagcagcagcttttagCCAAGCAGGTCAAGACGTTTCCCTCTGCAGCCGCTGCAGCCGCCGCCGCGGCAGCAGCTGCCAGCTTGGCCCCGGCTCCCCCTCcaccagctctgcagcagatcCACATTCAGCAGCCAACTGTGTCCGTAGCCTCCGGCACTTCAATCACCACAGTGCAACACGCCATCCTGCAGCACcatgctgccactgctgctgccatggGCATACACCCAGGACAtccccaccacccccacccaGCACATGCCCAGTTGGCGCAGGTACATCACATTCCCCAGCACCACCTcacccccatctctctctctcatctcagcCACTCCCTGGGTCACTCTCTTGGACACTCACTGGGACACGCAGGGCTGATTCCTGCCCACCCGACAGCCTTCCTCTCTGGTCAGCCCATACATATTATCCCCGCTTCTGCACTTCACCACACCCCTTTAGCTCTGCACCACGTCCCACACGCCGCCCTTTACCCCACACTCTTCACACCTCGGCCCTCACAGgccgctgcagcagcagctctccagCTCCACCCGCTGCTGCACCCAATCTTTTCTGGGCAGGACCTCCAGCACCCACCTAACCATGGCTCTTGA
- the gpatch8 gene encoding G patch domain-containing protein 8 isoform X1 produces the protein MADRFSRFNEQRDFQGGNHFDQYEEGQLELEQASLDKPIESDNIGHRLLQKHGWKLGQGLGKTMQGRTDPVPIILKYDVMGMGRMEMELDYAEDATEKRRVLEVEKEDTEELRQKYKDQMEKEKAIAKALEDLRANFYCELCDKQYTKHQEFDNHINSYDHAHKQRLKELKQREFARNVSSRSRKGGKKQEKMLRRLHELAEQRKLQDCTPGSGPMFKTTTVAVDGEKAEDGDNMTPENPALTECALEGSLTDKSGQASPKPGPAISFSLGKNSSSSPTPSGSSKVSVSFSFAKKAPVKLDTAAAVFADHGEEAMEEDESQEAEKTTEQEETSGCGTESPKGISGGGEGAEGGGPAGMEEVEQSDDGGSLASTLNKLKMMMKKEEGYAGQEPQYYHYVPPAHCRVKPHFQFLLFMKATDQSQSKEEEEEEDDEEEEEGPEEKKGEDCPEQTESNVADCQTDQDQEQGEATPAPDPDPTPLSPKVQTDDVSSCAVDTASTVPTSPTQKPESTQETPDSNSGPKIPTGPFFPVLSKDESTTLQWPSELLEFTKAQPSLSYSCNPLYFDFKLSRNKGVRGGKAAKSPKPEESDDKGQELATSTAEVDSTTKPGTSTDKDKPMMKGEPGQSEGDQQKPATGSSSVKKKKKKKKHKKSAKHSKHKEKEKAAAEGAEGETEVTQEKPKKKKKHKRKKSKNKAPDQDEATGDEKDKAKPKSEDKAVSSSVQLTPAGGGATGNTGVELGKRKRATKEVPSKSGAEEGGARKGTNKANSSEEHSGTKRQKTDSSASQSASCSTSAQKSPGPGRPPSSESEEEGGSNTQRSRHHRSSPREQRRHRSEESGRSRSRSSRRGDRRGSSRRHHRGQTSHSHSYSSSSERSSAGSSAYSHRSRSYSDSYSDYSKEGRRRRRSKRSSESEYERRGSRGRRRSRRHQYSSSSSDDSRSRSRSYSRRKRHRRHHRSSSRSSSSWSRSTSARSWRRSYSRSHSSASRSSSSAKGSSHRRGPRGRGDSDAHRRDFNRSNIYRSQSPRSSSSRGLNRNTHSSSSQSLRPGGSRDAGEQKNTLTARQLLEKVQSKKSSDDSGTGTKTGLKIKDPPQGYFGPKLPPTLGNKALLPLFGKLQAGKKPVIPLTRPDEGDKSGTGKGSESEREVILVEPIREFPPPPPPPAPPVQKVEEAPQSTVVVQEETQHPTTEAQVHQEPRPLFEQEPSIMMPQYQADSGQDPSQNPMMESLMPEMQQQPPMHAYPAYPPPNLEEDGMEAEEDGLAPLESQPITFTPEEMEKYSKLQQAAQQHIQQQLLAKQVKTFPSAAAAAAAAAAAASLAPAPPPPALQQIHIQQPTVSVASGTSITTVQHAILQHHAATAAAMGIHPGHPHHPHPAHAQLAQVHHIPQHHLTPISLSHLSHSLGHSLGHSLGHAGLIPAHPTAFLSGQPIHIIPASALHHTPLALHHVPHAALYPTLFTPRPSQAAAAAALQLHPLLHPIFSGQDLQHPPNHGS, from the exons GATAACATCGGGCACCGGCTGCTTCAGAAACATGGCTGGAAGTTGGGGCAAGGCCTTGGCAAAACCATGCAGG GTCGCACCGACCCTGTGCCCATTATCCTCAAATATGATGTCATGGGGATGGGACGGATGGAGATGGAG CTGGACTATGCAGAGGATGccacagagaagagaagagtccTGGAAGTGGAGAAGGAGGATACAGAGGAACTGCGGCAAAAATACAAA GACCAGATGGAAAAGGAGAAAGCCATTGCAAAGGCTCTGGAGGACCTGAGAGCCAACTTCTACTGTGAGCTATGTGACAAACAGTACACCAAGCATCAGGAATTTGACAACCACATTAACTCTTATGACCACGCTCACAAGCAG AGGCTTAAAGAACTGAAGCAGAGAGAGTTTGCTCGTAATGTGTCCTCACGTTCACGGAAAGGTGgaaaaaagcaagaaaagatgCTACGCCGATTGCACGAGCTGGCCGAACAGAGGAAACTACAGGATTG TACTCCAGGAAGTGGGCCCATGTTCAAAACGACCACAGTGGCTGTGGACGGAGAGAAGGCAGAAGATGGTGACAACATGACGCCCGAGAACCCAGCTTTGACAGAATGTGCCCTGGAAGGATCACTGACAGATAAAAGTGGGCAAGCCTCCCCAAAGCCTGGCCCAGCCATCAGCTTCTCTCTCGGAAAGAACAGCTCCTCCTCCCCGACCCCAAGTGGTTCATCAAAAGTCAGTGTTTCCTTCTCTTTTGCCAAGAAAGCTCCAGTGAAGCTCGACACTGCGGCTGCAGTGTTTGCTGATCATGGTGAGGAGGCTATGGAGGAAGATGAGAGCCAAGAGGCGGAAAAGACAACAGAACAAGAGGAGACATCTGGCTGCGGAACAGAAAGCCCCAAGGGAATATCAGGAGGGGGTGAAGGAGCAGAGGGCGGTGGTCCGGCAGGGATGGAAGAGGTGGAGCAGTCGGACGATGGAGGCTCTCTAGCCTCCACACTCAACAaactgaagatgatgatgaaaaaggAGGAAGGATATGCTGGACAGGAGCCTCAGTACTATCACTATGTACCTCCAGCTCACTGCCGGGTAAAACCTCACTTTCAATTTTTGCTGTTCATGAAGGCCACTGATCAGTCTcagagcaaagaagaagaagaagaagaagatgacgaggaagaggaagaggggccagaggaaaaaaagggtGAAGATTGTCCTGAACAGACAGAATCTAATGTTGCAGATTGTCAGACTGATCAAGATCAAGAACAAGGCGAAGCCACTCCAGCTCCTGACCCAGACCCAACTCCTCTTTCGCCTAAAGTGCAGACAGATGACGTCTCTTCATGTGCAGTAGACACAGCTTCTACGGTACCCACTTCACCTACACAAAAACCAGAGAGCACACAGGAAACTCCAGATTCCAATTCAGGCCCTAAAATCCCCACTGGACCCTTCTTCCCGGTTCTTAGCAAAGATGAAAGCACGACCCTGCAGTGGCCCTCTGAGCTCCTCGAATTTACAAAAGCTCAGCCTTCCCTGTCTTACAGTTGTAATCCCCTCTACTTTGACTTCAAGCTGTCCCGCAACAAAGGAGTGCGTGGTGGTAAAGCAGCAAAGTCCCCTAAACCTGAAGAATCAGATGACAAGGGACAAGAGTTAGCAACCTCAACAGCAGAAGTAGATTCAACGACTAAACCTGGGACGAGCACTGACAAAGATAAGCCAATGATGAAGGGAGAACCTGGTCAATCAGAAGGTGATCAGCAAAAGCCTGCAACTGGCAGCAGTagtgtcaagaaaaaaaagaaaaagaagaagcatAAGAAGTCTGCAAAGCACtcaaaacacaaggaaaaagaaaaggcagcagcagaaggggctgaaggagagacagaggtaaCACAAGAAAAgcccaaaaagaagaaaaaacacaaacggAAGAAGAGCAAAAACAAAGCTCCTGATCAGGATGAGGCAACAGGTGATGAAAAAGATAAAGCAAAACCAAAGTCAGAAGATAAAGCTGTTTCCTCCTCCGTTCAGCTGACacctgcagggggaggagctacAGGGAATACAGGAGTAGAACTGGGGAAGAGGAAACGTGCTACTAAGGAAGTGCCTTCCAAGTCTGGAGCTGAGGAAGGAGGAGCCAGAAAAGGTACCAATAAGGCCAATTCCTCAGAGGAGCACAGTGGCACCAAGAGACAAAAGACAGACTCCAGTGCATCTCAAAGTGCCTCCTGCTCCACCTCAGCCCAGAAGAGTCCTGGTCCAGGTAGACCCCCTAGCAGTGAGAGTGAAGAAGAAGGCGGCTCAAACACTCAGCGCTCTCGTCATCACAGGTCAAGTCCCCGGGAACAACGACGCCACCGTAGTGAGGAATCGGGGCGGTCCCGTAGTCGTTCATCAAGACGAGGGGATAGACGGGGCAGCAGCCGTCGGCACCATCGCGGCCAAACCTCCCATAGTCACTCTTACTCCAGCAGCTCGGAGCGCTCCTCAGCAGGCAGCAGTGCCTACAGCCACCGTAGCCGCAGCTACTCTGACAGCTACAGTGACTACAGCAAAGAGGGGCGCAGACGGCGACGGTCTAAACGTTCATCAGAATCCGAGTACGAGCGGAGAGGTAGCCGAGGGCGCAGGCGATCCAGGAGACATCAGtactcctcttcttcctcagatGACTCCCGCTCACGTTCACGCAGCTACAGCCGCAGAAAAAGGCACAGACGGCACCATCGGAGCAGCTCGagaagctccagcagctggagCCGCAGCACCAGCGCAAGATCCTGGAGGCGCAGCTACAGTCGAAGCCACAGCTCAGCCAGCCGCTCCTCCAGCTCCGCTAAAGGCTCCTCTCACCGTCGAGGCCCCAGGGGTCGAGGTGACAGTGACGCACATCGCAGAGACTTCAACCGCTCAAACATCTACCGCTCCCAGTCTCCACGCTCATCTTCATCACGAGGCCTTAACCGCAACACCCATTCATCCAGCTCACAGTCTCTGAGGCCTGGAGGATCCCGAGATGCAGGGGAACAGAAAAACACCCTGACAGCACGACAACTTCTGGAGAAGGTTCAGTCTAAAAAAAGTTCTGATGATTCTGGCACTGGAACAAAAACTGGTCTCAAGATTAAAGACCCCCCTCAGGGCTACTTTGGTCCCAAACTACCCCCGACCCTTGGAAATAAAGCCCTGCTTCCACTTTTTGGTAAACTGCAGGCAGGGAAGAAACCAGTGATTCCTTTAACCAGACCAGATGAGGGAGATAAATCAGGAACAGGGAAGGGCTCTGAGTCTGAGAGAGAAGTTATCCTGGTAGAGCCTATAAGAGAgttccctcctccaccaccacctccagctccaccagTCCAAAAGGTTGAGGAGGCTCCACAGAGCACAGTGGTGGTACAAGAGGAGACGCAGCACCCCACTACAGAAGCCCAAGTGCACCAAGAACCCCGGCCATTGTTTGAACAGGAGCCTTCCATAATGATGCCTCAGTACCAAGCAGATTCAGGACAGGACCCCTCACAGAACCCCATGATGGAGTCCCTCATGCCAGaaatgcagcagcagcccccaATGCACGCCTACCCCGCTTATCCACCACCCAACCTGGAGGAGGACGGcatggaggcagaggaggacgGACTGGCTCCTCTGGAGAGTCAGCCCATTACGTTCACaccagaggagatggagaaataCAGCAAGCTACAGCAGgctgcacaacaacacatccagcagcagcttttagCCAAGCAGGTCAAGACGTTTCCCTCTGCAGCCGCTGCAGCCGCCGCCGCGGCAGCAGCTGCCAGCTTGGCCCCGGCTCCCCCTCcaccagctctgcagcagatcCACATTCAGCAGCCAACTGTGTCCGTAGCCTCCGGCACTTCAATCACCACAGTGCAACACGCCATCCTGCAGCACcatgctgccactgctgctgccatggGCATACACCCAGGACAtccccaccacccccacccaGCACATGCCCAGTTGGCGCAGGTACATCACATTCCCCAGCACCACCTcacccccatctctctctctcatctcagcCACTCCCTGGGTCACTCTCTTGGACACTCACTGGGACACGCAGGGCTGATTCCTGCCCACCCGACAGCCTTCCTCTCTGGTCAGCCCATACATATTATCCCCGCTTCTGCACTTCACCACACCCCTTTAGCTCTGCACCACGTCCCACACGCCGCCCTTTACCCCACACTCTTCACACCTCGGCCCTCACAGgccgctgcagcagcagctctccagCTCCACCCGCTGCTGCACCCAATCTTTTCTGGGCAGGACCTCCAGCACCCACCTAACCATGGCTCTTGA